In Coraliomargarita sinensis, the genomic stretch CGAAGCAGAAAAGCGAACGATTCTGTTCATTGACGAAATCCACCGCTTCAATAAATCGCAGCAGGATCTCCTGCTACCAGATGTCGAGGCGGGCAATATCCGACTGATCGGGGCCACCACGCACAACCCGGGATTTTACATCAATGCGCCATTACTGAGCCGGAGTCATCTTTTCCGGCTTGAACCGGTTGCCCCTGAGGCAGTGGCGTCCGTCCTGGAGATTGCGCTGCAGGATAGCGAGCGCGGTCTCGGCAACCAGCGCTGCACGGCGGATGAAGAGGTCTACCACGCCGTAGCCGACTTTTCGGGGGGCGATCTTCGGCGGGCCCTGAATGCTCTGGAGACTCTCGTGCTCAGCCAGCCGGTGGGAGCGCATATTGATGCGGATGCGGTCGAGGTGTTTGCCCGCGAGCGGCAGATTCGCTACGACCGCGACGAGGACGAGCACTACGATCATGCTTCGGCCATGATAAAGAGCATTCGCGGCTCGGATCCGGACGCGGCGCTCTACTGGACCTTCAAGATGCTGCAGGGTGGGGAGGATCCGCGCTTTCTGGCCCGCCGTCTGGTTATTCTCGCTTCCGAAGATATCGGCCTGGCCAATTCGCATGCACTGACGATCGCGTTGGCTGCCTTCGAGGCCTGTGAGAAGATCGGACTGCCCGAATGTGAGTATAATTTGGCTCATGCGGTTCTCTATCTCGCCACTTCGCCCAAAAGCAATTCAACCACCCTCGCTATGGCAGCGGTGAAAAAATCGCTTCGGGACAAGCCGGTGCAATCTGTTCCTCTCTGGCTCCGCGATGCACATACCAAGACAAACAAGGCTCTCGGCCACGGAAAAGGCTATCTCTACAGTCACGATTTTCCGCAGGCGATATCCGGCCAGGAATACATGCTCGATCCGGAAAAATACTACGAGCCCGGGCATGCTGGCGCGGAAGCAGCCACCGCGGATCGGTTGGAGAAAATACGCCAGATCAAGGCGCGTATTCAAAGTCAGCAGAGCAAAGCCGAGGATTGAACTCTCTCGGTCTTTGAGTATCGTAACGATTATGAAAGCCCTCACCTGTGTCCCTGTCCTCTTTCTTTCTCTGGTTTCTTTGATCCATGCACAGGAAGTGCCTGTCGAACTTCCGGAACCCAGTGAGCCGCCCTACGAAGTAGGTGACCTGCCGCTGAAAAGTGGTTACATCATTAAACGGGAAGATGCTCCGGATCTGAATTTCCGGATCGTGAACAACCGGATGCGTCTCTACTGGATAGATGAGAACGGCCTCATCATGGAGCCGGAAGTTTCCGAGGTAAGCCTGCGCTTTGACGAAAGAAGCATACGCGATACGGTTCGTTCGTATCACCGCCTGAAGCGCTTGTCCGACGATACCGCACTCGGCTCACCTTACCTGCTTATCGTGCCCCACCGCTATTACGTCACGCTTCTGATCAAGCCTTCAGGCTCGGAAGAATTGGAAAGTTACCGATTCCGTTATCTTCCTGCCATGGATGAAGTGGCGCCCGCTGAAACCGATTAGTCTACGCGAAACGTATCGATGGATTTTAAACTACTTTTGAAAACCTGGCTTCTGCTGGCACTTGGTGTCACCATAGCTGCGCATACTGCGAGCGGCATTCACTACGACAGCGGTGGAGCGCTCGTCGTCGCCGTGCTGCTGTTGAGCTTTTGCAATGTCGTGCTCAAGCCGCTGCTCATGCTCTTCTCGCTGCCTTTTATCATACTGACTTTTGGTATCGGCATCTGGCTGATCAACGCCCTGCTTTTCATGCTGGTAGGCGCTCTGGTCGAAGGCTTTCACGTGCTGAGCTTTTGGAATGCGCTTTGGGGCGCTCTGGTCGTCAGCCTGACCGGTGCGGCAGCCAACCTGCTTTTTGGCACCAGTCGCGTCAACGTCCAGACGGGGACGGGCGGTAGTCAAGCGGGCAGCCGTTCATCATCACAGTCCCGCAAACCCCTCAAAGATGATGATGACGTGATTGATATTTAATCGACCCTGTATTTGCAAAAGCTCGATTCGCGGCTTTACCTCTCACTCTCGAAGTCCTTTCATCCTCCTCCTTTTTTAATCATGTCCTCATCTACAAAATACGATCTCGTTGTCATCGGCGGCGGTCCTGCAGGTTATGCCGCAGCCATCCGTGCCGGGCAACTCGGCAAAAAAGTGGCCTGTGTCGAGCAGGAGCGACCCGGCGGTACTTGTTTGAACTGGGGCTGCATCCCGTCAAAGGCCCTGCTGAAAAGCGCCGAGTTTTACAACAAGCTCAAGCACAGTGAAGACTTGGGCATCACCGTTAAAGGGGTGGACTACGACTTTTCCAAGATCATCGGTCGCTCGCGCGATGTCGCCGATACCATGGCCAAGGGGATTGGCTTCCTCTTTAAAAAGAACAAGGTCGACCACGTGATCGGTACCGGAACTGTCTCCGTGCCGGGCATGGTTGAAATCACCGACGGCAAGGATAAGGGTAAGATTCTTGCCGCGGAGAAGATCCTCATTGCTACCGGCTGTAAGCCGCGCCGCCTCCCGGATCTCGATGTGGATGGCGAACGTGTGATGACCTCCCGTCAGGCGCTCGCCATGAAGAAGCAGCCCAAGTCCGTCGTTATTGTGGGTGCCGGCGCGATTGGCGCTGAGTTCGCATACTTCCTCAATGCCTTCGGGACGAAGGTGACCCTCGTTGAAATGCTCGATCAGGTTCTTCCGGTCGAGGACCATGAAGCTGCGGCTGTGGTCGAGAAATCATTCAAAAAAGATGGCATTGACTGTCGCACCTCCACCGCTGTCGAGAATATCAAGGTCAATCCGAAGAGCGTGAAGATGGACTTGGTCAAGGACGGCAAGAAAGAGTCGATCACCGCCGAATCGATTCTTCTCGCGATCGGTGTGGTTGCCAATACGGAGAATCTGCTCTCGCCGCGTGTGAAGCTCAAGCTCGACCGCGGCTACATTTCGGTGGACGACAATTACGAATCGTCCGTCAAAGGCATTTACGCTGCCGGTGATATTATCGGGCCGCCCTGGCTTGCTCACGTCGCGACCTACGAGGCGATTCAGGCAGTTAACGGCATGTTCGGCGAAGGTAAGCCCCAACGCGTGACGGATTTCCCCGGCTGCACGTATTGCCTGCCTCAGGTCGCCTCCATCGGGAAGACGGAGAAAAAGCTCAAGGAAGAGGGCGTCGACTTCAAGGTCGGTAAATTCCCCTTCCAGGCTTCCGGTAAGGCTGTCGCTTCCAACCAGTCGGAAGGTTTCGTCAAGCTGCTTGTCGACAAGAAGTATGGGGAGATTCTGGGGGCTCACATTGTCGGTGCCGATGCTACCGAAATGATCGCGGAATACGGCCTCGGCATGAAGCTCGAAGCCACCGCCGAGGAAATCCACAACACCATTCACGCGCACCCCACCATGAGTGAAGCAATGATGGAAGCTGCGGCCGCAGTCTTCGGCGAAGCGATCCACATCTAGCGGGGGCTAGCTATCCCCTGATGGGATACGGGCCGATTGCAGGGGCTTTCCTCGTGGATGCCCGCAAAGTGGCGAAGCCGCTTGGACGTGGTAAAGCCTCCCACAGTGCTCGCGGGTGGCAGACAAGCCGCACCCCTGCCAGAAAAGTACCAGGACTTGGGCGTCGCCTGCACGCGTCCGGATTTTATCCCGCCTTCACCGGGAACAATCGACCGAGAGTGCTTGCCTTAGCCTGAGGACGTTTCATTGTGCAGGTAACCATGTCGATCTACCGGATCACTCTCGCTCTGCTGGCTTGCTGCCTCCTCTGTTTGCCCTCCACCGCTGAGGAGGAAGTGGCACCTGCTGAAAACAC encodes the following:
- a CDS encoding phage holin family protein, coding for MDFKLLLKTWLLLALGVTIAAHTASGIHYDSGGALVVAVLLLSFCNVVLKPLLMLFSLPFIILTFGIGIWLINALLFMLVGALVEGFHVLSFWNALWGALVVSLTGAAANLLFGTSRVNVQTGTGGSQAGSRSSSQSRKPLKDDDDVIDI
- a CDS encoding replication-associated recombination protein A, with protein sequence MSNDPEQADIFGQAKSEGVAEKVRPLAVRMRPRRLSEVIGQNHIVGEGCLLPRLIEADNFGSLVFYGPPGCGKTSLAEVIAMETKSKFVRINAVLSNVAELREILRLARYEAEKRTILFIDEIHRFNKSQQDLLLPDVEAGNIRLIGATTHNPGFYINAPLLSRSHLFRLEPVAPEAVASVLEIALQDSERGLGNQRCTADEEVYHAVADFSGGDLRRALNALETLVLSQPVGAHIDADAVEVFARERQIRYDRDEDEHYDHASAMIKSIRGSDPDAALYWTFKMLQGGEDPRFLARRLVILASEDIGLANSHALTIALAAFEACEKIGLPECEYNLAHAVLYLATSPKSNSTTLAMAAVKKSLRDKPVQSVPLWLRDAHTKTNKALGHGKGYLYSHDFPQAISGQEYMLDPEKYYEPGHAGAEAATADRLEKIRQIKARIQSQQSKAED
- the lpdA gene encoding dihydrolipoyl dehydrogenase, with product MSSSTKYDLVVIGGGPAGYAAAIRAGQLGKKVACVEQERPGGTCLNWGCIPSKALLKSAEFYNKLKHSEDLGITVKGVDYDFSKIIGRSRDVADTMAKGIGFLFKKNKVDHVIGTGTVSVPGMVEITDGKDKGKILAAEKILIATGCKPRRLPDLDVDGERVMTSRQALAMKKQPKSVVIVGAGAIGAEFAYFLNAFGTKVTLVEMLDQVLPVEDHEAAAVVEKSFKKDGIDCRTSTAVENIKVNPKSVKMDLVKDGKKESITAESILLAIGVVANTENLLSPRVKLKLDRGYISVDDNYESSVKGIYAAGDIIGPPWLAHVATYEAIQAVNGMFGEGKPQRVTDFPGCTYCLPQVASIGKTEKKLKEEGVDFKVGKFPFQASGKAVASNQSEGFVKLLVDKKYGEILGAHIVGADATEMIAEYGLGMKLEATAEEIHNTIHAHPTMSEAMMEAAAAVFGEAIHI